GTTTCGAGCTCGACATGACCGGCCTGGTCTCGGTGTGGGCGCAGCTCGGCGCATCGTGCCCGCCGGCAACGGCCGGAGCGAAGAGCCCGTGGCCGGCGATCCCGTTCCCGAGCGCTGGCGCAACGCCGCCGGCCGCGCCGGCGCCGTAGCCGCAGGGTTGCTTCAGGTTGAGATCGCCCGCCGGATAGTCAGCATCGCCATTAGTAGTCTCCATCCTACACCGGCGTGTAGATCACCAGCTTCAGCGCGAGATCGTCATTGGCCTGAAAGCTGGTGTGCTCGAAATGCAGCACGCCGAGCGTCGGATGCGACATCGTCTTGAGGCCCGAAGACGTGCCGCGGACCTCATGGGCTTCCCACCATTTGACGAATTCCGGGCTGCCCTGCCGCAGCCGCGTCAGCAATTCCGCGAAGGCGGGATCGCCGGCCCAGACGTCGTGCGTGGCGCGAAACATCGCGACCATGCGCTTGGCGACGTCCGTCCAACCCGCTCCGTAAGCCCTGCGCGTCTGCTTGTTGGTCATCATCAGCAGCATCGTGTTGCGATCCTGCTCCGGCAGGCGCCCGAACGCGAAGACCTGCTCGGCGGCCGCGTTCCAGGCCAGCACATCCCAGCGCCGCCCGGTGATATAGGCCGGATGCGGCAAGCTCTCGACCAGCCGCTGGATCGGGGGCGGCACGGTCTCGCGGGTGAAAACGCGCTTGTCACCGTCGCGCGCCAGCGCCTTCAGGTGCGCGTGCTCGGTCTTGCTGAGGCGCAGCGCGCGGGCCAGCGCATCGACAGTCGTGACCGACGGGCTCACCGTGCGGCCCTGCTCCAGGCGGATGTACCAGTCGACGCCGATGCCGGCGAGTTGCGCAACCTCCTCGCGGCGCAGCCCCGCGGTACGCCGGCGCCCGCCGACCGGAAGGCCGACGGTCTTCGGCGACAGCTTTTCGCGACGGGACCTCAGGAAGTCGCCGAATTCGACGCGGCGTGGATCGGCCATGATGTCGCTCACGGATGGAGGGCCCCTGCAATACTAGGATAATACCAGGCCTTCTTGCTCTGTCCAAGGCGGCGCATAACGGATCCACCCGACTTTGAGGTGAAGATCCATGAAAGCTGCCGTGCTCAAATCCTTCGGTTCGCCGCTGGCGATCGAGACCGTC
The sequence above is drawn from the Bradyrhizobium amphicarpaeae genome and encodes:
- a CDS encoding helix-turn-helix transcriptional regulator, producing the protein MADPRRVEFGDFLRSRREKLSPKTVGLPVGGRRRTAGLRREEVAQLAGIGVDWYIRLEQGRTVSPSVTTVDALARALRLSKTEHAHLKALARDGDKRVFTRETVPPPIQRLVESLPHPAYITGRRWDVLAWNAAAEQVFAFGRLPEQDRNTMLLMMTNKQTRRAYGAGWTDVAKRMVAMFRATHDVWAGDPAFAELLTRLRQGSPEFVKWWEAHEVRGTSSGLKTMSHPTLGVLHFEHTSFQANDDLALKLVIYTPV